The Polypterus senegalus isolate Bchr_013 unplaced genomic scaffold, ASM1683550v1 scaffold_3158, whole genome shotgun sequence genome contains a region encoding:
- the LOC120519382 gene encoding constitutive coactivator of PPAR-gamma-like protein 2, translating into MMQWPGGRILQRHELDAFLAQAVSSQLYELDQLQELKIDKLDSRGVQLAALFMSGVDTALFVNDACGQPIPWEHCCPWIYFDGKLFQSKLSRASRERLPLLELCDGQVEQAAKVEKMRQAILEGLNLNRQPPPPPPLPPPAFMPTMVPPFYPVPLYPRPLSNVTPNHQRSRAFPGVQAIPPQGGKLEIAGMVVGQWAGNKPIRGRGGFNMQVVSVGGGKGRGKDMTGKSRGSKKVPTVRAQLGSPGPSNGTPKNTDGSKGRSSTDGIQQLNGNTTLAAVPPAVTEEESPQSHPHNRALTAKDSEVGADGPSNEGDLSDCQDSRLGGAKMALQKEE; encoded by the exons ATGATGCAGTGGCCTGGAGGTCGGATACTACAGCGACATGAGCTTGATGCCTTTTTAGCTCAAGCCGTCTCCAGCCAGCTGTATGAGCTTGATCAGTTGCAGGAGCTTAAG attgATAAGTTGGATTCTCGTGGTGTGCAGCTAGCTGCTTTATTCATGAGTGGAGTTGACACTGCTCTGTTTGTAAATGATGCTTGTGGGCAGCCCATTCCCTGGGAGCACTGCTGTCCATGGATCTACTTTGATGGGAAACTATTTCAGAGCAAACTCTCCCGAGCAAGTAGGGAAAGGTTACCTCTTCTTGAGCTTTGTGATGGCCAA GTTGAACAAGCAGCTAAAGTAGAGAAAATGAGGCAGGCAATATTGGAAGGGCTTAACTTGAATCGTCAacctccacctccacctccactgcCACCTCCAGCCTTCATGCCCACTATGGTGCCACCTTTCTACCCAGTTCCTTTGTATCCTCGACCTCTAAGTAATGTAACCCCTAACCACCAACGCAGTCGTGCATTTCCAg GGGTTCAGGCTATTCCTCCTCAAGGTGGGAAGCTAGAGATTGCTGGAATGGTTGTAGGTCAATGGGCTGGGAACAAACCTATTAGAGGGCGTGGTGGATTCAACATGCAAGTTGTTTCAGTTGGAGGAGGCAAAGG ACGGGGAAAAGATATGACTGGAAAATCACGGGGCAGCAAAAAAGTTCCCACCGTCAGAGCACAG CTTGGTTCTCCGGGTCCCTCAAATGGAACCCCAAAAAATACAGATGGCTCCAAAGGTCGAAGCTCCACTGATGGAATTCAACAGCTAAATGGGAATACAACATTGGCAGCTGTGCCCCCTGCAGTCACAGAGGAAGAATCTCCACAGTCGCACCCTCATAATCGTGCCTTAACAGCTAAAGACAGTGAAGTTGGGGCTGACGGGCCTAGCAATGAAGGTGACCTGTCTGACTGTCAGGACAGTCGCCTTGGAGGGGCAAAGATGGCCCTGCAAAAAGAGGAAtaa